In Bdellovibrio sp. GT3, one genomic interval encodes:
- the flgK gene encoding flagellar hook-associated protein FlgK — protein sequence MSKISAMMDTGKRSLMNSQTALQTVGHNIANKSTEGFSRQRVELLSNVPIGEGGLQIGMGARAGVVTRVNNPWLEKQIQKEGMSMGYEDSRADALSRVEQVYNEQNNKGLNQYVTDFFNGFRELSNNPESLASRTMVREASVGMVKDFARVTSQLRGVQEDLDAQIKTTVGEINEITKEIADLNEKIQTVEVSKIPANDERDRRDLLLKKLGDKIDITWAEGKDGMVSVTSGRTAILVSGTSSSELRARQTDTRDRMEVFYHGTGTPANVTEQISGGRIGGALNVRDQVIEELIGHVDQLAYTLTTEVNKAHIEGFDRHGKNGVLFFEQPNGVKGAATNMALNKTIFNDVSKIAAASRPDAAGDNTIANVISALQYKQVMDGDTATMDDYYNTQVGQVGAMVQRAIKSQESQKNVMSQLTNIRESISGVSLDEETTKMIEFQKTYDASARLIKTADEMFDTVLNLKRL from the coding sequence ATGTCGAAGATTTCGGCAATGATGGACACGGGTAAGCGATCGCTGATGAATTCTCAGACAGCGTTGCAAACTGTAGGTCATAACATCGCCAATAAATCCACGGAAGGTTTCTCTCGTCAAAGAGTGGAACTTCTTTCGAACGTTCCTATTGGTGAGGGTGGTTTGCAAATCGGTATGGGTGCCCGTGCCGGCGTCGTGACTCGCGTAAATAATCCGTGGTTGGAAAAGCAGATTCAAAAAGAAGGCATGAGCATGGGGTATGAAGATTCCCGTGCAGATGCTCTTTCTCGCGTAGAGCAGGTTTATAACGAACAGAATAACAAGGGCCTGAATCAGTATGTGACTGATTTCTTCAATGGTTTCCGTGAACTTTCCAATAATCCGGAATCGCTGGCATCCCGTACAATGGTGCGCGAGGCATCGGTAGGGATGGTTAAGGACTTCGCTCGCGTAACGTCCCAGCTGCGTGGTGTTCAGGAAGACCTGGATGCGCAAATTAAAACCACGGTTGGTGAGATCAATGAGATCACCAAAGAGATCGCTGATTTGAATGAAAAAATTCAAACGGTGGAAGTCTCCAAGATTCCGGCCAATGACGAACGTGACCGTCGTGACCTATTGCTTAAAAAACTGGGCGACAAAATCGATATCACTTGGGCTGAAGGTAAAGACGGGATGGTGTCTGTGACTTCGGGTCGTACTGCGATCCTGGTTTCCGGTACATCTTCCTCTGAATTAAGAGCCCGTCAAACGGACACTCGTGACCGTATGGAAGTTTTCTATCATGGTACGGGAACTCCAGCCAATGTGACTGAACAGATTTCCGGTGGTCGTATCGGTGGTGCCTTGAATGTTCGTGATCAGGTGATTGAAGAATTGATCGGTCACGTGGATCAGTTGGCATACACATTAACAACTGAAGTGAATAAAGCACATATCGAAGGTTTTGACCGTCATGGTAAGAATGGCGTTCTGTTCTTTGAGCAACCAAATGGTGTCAAAGGTGCAGCGACGAACATGGCTTTGAACAAGACAATCTTCAATGACGTTTCCAAAATCGCAGCTGCTTCCCGTCCGGATGCAGCTGGTGATAATACTATCGCAAACGTGATCTCAGCTTTGCAATACAAGCAGGTCATGGATGGTGATACCGCGACGATGGACGACTATTACAACACGCAAGTGGGTCAAGTCGGTGCCATGGTTCAAAGAGCCATCAAATCCCAGGAATCCCAGAAGAACGTTATGAGTCAGTTAACCAACATCAGGGAGTCAATCAGCGGTGTTTCTTTGGATGAAGAGACAACAAAAATGATTGAGTTCCAAAAAACTTACGATGCATCTGCGCGTTTGATTAAAACTGCGGATGAGATGTTCGACACTGTTCTTAACTTGAAGCGACTATAG
- the flgL gene encoding flagellar hook-associated protein FlgL produces MRIADKMAFNQVNKNVSKNRSDMSDLQNQAATQKRINKPSDDPLSSARVLAARTEEHGNSQFIKNINNAKSFLEFSDQSLGELSDILVRAKELAVSQSNDASGNAETRMVTASEIEQIYNQAVQIGNRKLGERFVFAGYKTQTTPFDHEGNYYGDDGDMKIQTHKDSFVAMNIAGNKVFTGRGLDGDGVVRPRYETPTTVDEVKEFQQEEIERIEKNKDMERNFLMTRGPASEFSANNKHKQDPVSGSQGVNLFNILRGLETSLRANDKAGVQESLDLMDQAISQVVLARSEVGSRIMSVNNTVDSLQKAIVDNKTTASQLEDADAFQVISDINKTDSTLKATLETSGKLIQPSLLDFLR; encoded by the coding sequence GTGAGAATCGCGGATAAAATGGCTTTCAATCAGGTAAATAAGAATGTGAGCAAGAATCGCTCAGACATGTCTGATTTGCAGAACCAAGCCGCAACTCAAAAGCGTATCAACAAGCCTTCGGATGATCCGTTGTCTTCAGCTCGCGTGCTTGCTGCTCGTACGGAAGAACACGGGAATTCCCAATTCATTAAAAATATCAATAACGCGAAATCCTTCCTGGAGTTTTCGGATCAATCACTGGGTGAGTTGTCCGATATCCTGGTTCGTGCCAAGGAACTTGCAGTCAGTCAGTCGAATGATGCCAGCGGTAACGCTGAGACTCGCATGGTGACCGCTTCCGAAATCGAACAGATTTACAATCAGGCCGTACAAATCGGAAATCGTAAATTGGGTGAGCGCTTTGTGTTTGCGGGTTATAAAACTCAAACGACTCCCTTTGACCATGAAGGTAATTACTACGGCGACGACGGGGATATGAAGATTCAGACCCACAAAGACTCCTTTGTGGCCATGAATATCGCCGGCAATAAGGTTTTCACGGGACGTGGTTTGGACGGGGATGGCGTGGTTCGCCCTCGTTATGAGACCCCGACGACCGTTGACGAGGTCAAAGAGTTCCAGCAGGAAGAAATTGAGCGCATTGAGAAAAATAAAGACATGGAGCGCAATTTCCTGATGACTCGTGGTCCCGCGAGTGAGTTTTCAGCCAATAATAAGCACAAGCAAGACCCGGTTAGCGGATCCCAAGGGGTGAACCTTTTCAACATCCTAAGGGGCTTGGAAACCAGTCTCAGAGCCAATGACAAGGCCGGTGTCCAAGAGTCTCTGGACTTGATGGATCAGGCAATTTCCCAAGTGGTTCTGGCTCGTTCTGAAGTTGGGTCCAGAATTATGTCAGTAAATAACACGGTCGATTCCTTGCAAAAGGCGATCGTGGATAACAAAACGACGGCGTCCCAATTGGAAGATGCGGATGCCTTCCAGGTTATTTCCGATATCAATAAAACCGATAGCACCCTTAAGGCGACTCTCGAAACGTCGGGGAAGCTAATTCAACCAAGCCTTCTTGACTTTCTAAGATAA
- the csrA gene encoding carbon storage regulator CsrA: MLVLTRKLGESIAIDDHIKIRVVQIKGKQVRLGIEAPKDTKIHREEVYAAIQDQNVQSADVSADKTRSVAKLLKP, from the coding sequence ATGCTGGTTCTCACACGGAAGTTGGGTGAAAGCATCGCTATCGATGATCACATTAAGATCAGAGTAGTACAAATCAAAGGGAAACAGGTTCGTCTAGGAATCGAAGCCCCTAAAGATACCAAAATTCATCGCGAAGAAGTTTACGCTGCGATTCAGGACCAAAACGTTCAGAGTGCTGATGTTTCGGCGGATAAGACTCGGTCGGTCGCAAAGTTGTTGAAGCCCTAG
- the fliW gene encoding flagellar assembly protein FliW has translation MIISTSRFGQVELKQEDVLTFPEGLLGFADLRKFVLLDDPSDEIFAWLQSCESSHIAFPVLEPELFAPAYKANLTKGDMEAIKLTAADKPRFFSIVTIPDDPTQMTANLKAPVVINVNEKIARQCVLQDNNLAIREPIFTKLQQRVVQNPAVAIKNQSTGIDVATKLNVIRDAEL, from the coding sequence ATGATCATTTCAACATCGAGATTCGGCCAAGTTGAGCTGAAACAAGAAGATGTTCTGACTTTTCCAGAAGGCCTTTTGGGCTTTGCGGATCTAAGAAAGTTCGTTCTTCTCGATGATCCAAGTGATGAGATCTTCGCTTGGTTGCAAAGCTGCGAATCTTCTCATATCGCATTCCCGGTTCTTGAGCCTGAGTTGTTTGCCCCGGCTTACAAAGCAAACCTTACCAAAGGTGATATGGAAGCGATCAAGCTGACTGCGGCTGACAAGCCTCGTTTCTTCTCTATCGTGACTATTCCAGATGATCCAACGCAAATGACAGCAAACTTGAAAGCTCCAGTGGTTATCAATGTGAATGAAAAAATCGCTCGTCAGTGTGTTCTTCAGGACAATAACCTGGCGATCCGCGAGCCGATCTTCACGAAGTTGCAACAACGTGTTGTGCAAAATCCAGCGGTGGCGATCAAAAACCAATCCACTGGAATTGATGTCGCAACGAAACTGAACGTTATCCGCGACGCTGAACTTTAA